A single genomic interval of Christensenellaceae bacterium 44-20 harbors:
- a CDS encoding MBL fold metallo-hydrolase, with protein sequence MIETVKFVSRPIGENAYLFFQDESKRAVAVDPSYNAEAMLRYLEEEQMELEAILLTHGHFDHIAGIDILREATGAPVYLHQADADMPEDCEKNLSVITEQAFSRKAADRLLSGGEKLELAGMEIAVLHTPGHTPGSTCYLAEDILFSGDTLFYMSIGRTDLPGSDGQQMGQSLQKLCALEKEYVVYPGHGQSTSLGFEVQNNPYLGDERWSI encoded by the coding sequence ATGATAGAGACTGTAAAATTTGTGAGCAGACCCATTGGGGAAAACGCCTATCTGTTTTTTCAGGATGAGAGTAAGCGGGCGGTTGCCGTGGATCCCTCCTATAATGCGGAAGCGATGCTGCGCTATCTGGAAGAAGAGCAGATGGAGCTGGAGGCGATTTTGCTGACCCACGGGCATTTTGATCACATCGCGGGCATCGACATTCTGCGGGAGGCGACGGGGGCGCCCGTCTATCTGCACCAGGCGGATGCAGACATGCCGGAGGACTGCGAAAAAAATTTGAGCGTGATTACCGAGCAGGCTTTTTCCCGAAAGGCGGCGGATCGGCTGCTCTCGGGCGGCGAGAAGCTGGAGCTGGCGGGCATGGAGATTGCCGTTCTGCATACGCCTGGGCATACCCCGGGCAGCACCTGTTATCTGGCGGAAGATATTCTGTTTTCCGGAGACACGCTGTTTTACATGAGCATCGGCCGCACGGATTTGCCGGGCAGCGATGGGCAGCAGATGGGGCAGTCGCTCCAAAAGCTCTGTGCGCTGGAAAAGGAGTATGTGGTCTATCCCGGGCACGGGCAGAGCACATCGCTGGGGTTTGAAGTGCAGAACAACCCGTATTTGGGGGATGAGAGATGGTCTATTTAG
- the dtd gene encoding D-aminoacyl-tRNA deacylase — MRAVVTKVTSASVAIEGEETRAIAGGLLVLLGSQEGDTDADIAYIVDKVCNLRIFEDEQGKMNLSLKDVGGEILVVSQFTLLGDARKGRRPSFIHAGAPAEAEGIYNRAVQAFRETGIGIKTGTFQTHMQVASVNDGPVTILLDSRKLF, encoded by the coding sequence ATGAGAGCTGTTGTAACAAAAGTAACGAGTGCCAGCGTCGCCATAGAGGGAGAAGAGACGCGGGCGATTGCCGGGGGCTTGCTGGTTCTGCTGGGCTCCCAGGAGGGCGATACGGACGCGGATATCGCCTATATTGTGGACAAAGTCTGCAATTTGCGCATCTTTGAGGATGAGCAGGGCAAGATGAACCTCTCGCTGAAGGACGTGGGCGGGGAGATCCTGGTCGTCTCGCAGTTTACTTTGCTGGGGGACGCGAGAAAAGGGCGCCGGCCGAGCTTTATTCACGCAGGCGCGCCGGCCGAGGCAGAGGGCATTTACAACCGCGCTGTGCAGGCTTTCCGCGAGACGGGAATCGGCATCAAAACCGGGACGTTTCAGACGCATATGCAGGTGGCATCCGTCAATGACGGGCCGGTAACGATTCTGCTGGACAGCCGAAAGCTCTTTTAG
- the recJ gene encoding single-stranded-DNA-specific exonuclease RecJ: MRYEKKGQALSPTERTEYESRGILPMVAELLAARGIPADQAEAFLNPGWEQVGDPFAFLNMEKSCARILRAAEQGERVAIYSDYDCDGVCGAAILQKALTAVGLEPALYIPDRASEGYGTNAAAFTRLIEGGAKLIITVDCGIRSVSDIALAKEQGVDCIVIDHHECGELPDTPYLLNCKMPGETYPFGDLCGAGTAFKVAQALMGAEAKELIDLCGVATIGDMVSLTGENRALAYLGLRKLRQAPCLGFKVLAEAAGLRLANIQSYGAAFGLVPRINAAGRLEHASLALELLTTADAGRAKELAEHLSGINSRRQDLQKSITQQAMEQVRQEVCLADARILFVSGQGWEKGVVGLAASSITQAFYRPAVVLSEENGMLTGSARSIPGVNLYEALCQAEHLYERFGGHEMAAGLTLKKENLPEARRIVQEFLGEKYPEEAFLPAIQYDQALKLGEADIVLAEQMEKLQPFGQDNEEPRFYLENFQPLEIAKMGKMGEHLKMTAADCPSEVLRFSAREEIQKGAHYDCIASFSINEFRGSRKSQLILSSLQERGEVDWPKRLEKEYLRLFPAEVLAYAAFLENPSGELLSTPGQLEQWMERQRERALGTAVFCGSYPGAVLLRSKRAGYAEGWPERRQAAADSAESCFCYLQRQPLRHYRNMLALGDFALLARQPDAAVYLGEELRAAYRAEAEAFYAPGLLEQMREAFGNAEGVYASVSEFLEKAAGQLSLPDIKKPWLYFQGFFEQKLIEVRKSDKIIQIHLKEKQAFCPEQSAYFRAMGDLAEGRI; encoded by the coding sequence ATGCGGTATGAAAAAAAGGGCCAGGCCCTGAGCCCGACGGAAAGAACAGAATATGAAAGCCGGGGAATCCTTCCCATGGTTGCAGAGCTTTTGGCGGCCAGGGGCATCCCGGCAGATCAGGCAGAGGCCTTTCTGAACCCGGGATGGGAGCAGGTGGGCGATCCATTTGCATTCCTGAATATGGAAAAGAGCTGTGCGCGCATTTTGCGGGCGGCAGAGCAGGGGGAGCGCGTCGCCATCTATTCGGATTACGATTGCGACGGCGTTTGCGGTGCGGCAATTCTGCAAAAGGCTTTGACGGCCGTTGGACTGGAGCCTGCTCTATATATTCCGGATCGCGCCAGCGAGGGCTATGGCACCAATGCCGCGGCGTTTACCCGACTGATAGAGGGCGGCGCGAAGCTGATTATCACGGTAGATTGCGGCATCCGAAGCGTTTCGGATATTGCGCTGGCAAAGGAGCAGGGCGTGGACTGCATCGTCATCGACCATCACGAATGCGGAGAACTGCCGGATACGCCTTATTTGCTCAACTGCAAAATGCCGGGGGAGACCTATCCTTTTGGCGATCTCTGCGGCGCGGGAACGGCGTTTAAAGTGGCACAGGCGCTGATGGGCGCGGAGGCGAAGGAGCTTATCGATCTCTGCGGCGTCGCGACCATTGGCGATATGGTGAGCCTGACCGGGGAAAACAGGGCCCTGGCCTACCTCGGGCTGCGAAAGCTCAGGCAGGCGCCTTGCCTGGGTTTTAAGGTTTTGGCAGAGGCGGCGGGACTGCGGCTGGCGAATATTCAGTCGTATGGCGCGGCGTTCGGCCTGGTTCCGCGCATCAATGCGGCGGGGCGACTGGAGCACGCCAGCCTGGCGCTGGAGCTTTTGACGACGGCGGATGCCGGCCGGGCCAAAGAGCTGGCCGAGCATTTGAGCGGCATCAACAGCCGCCGCCAGGATCTGCAAAAGAGCATAACACAGCAGGCGATGGAGCAGGTGCGGCAAGAAGTCTGCCTGGCAGATGCGCGCATCCTGTTCGTCTCCGGGCAGGGATGGGAGAAGGGCGTCGTGGGCCTGGCGGCCTCCTCCATCACACAGGCTTTTTACCGGCCGGCGGTTGTGCTTTCGGAGGAAAATGGGATGCTGACGGGCTCTGCCAGGAGCATCCCGGGAGTCAACCTTTATGAGGCGCTTTGCCAGGCAGAGCATCTTTATGAGCGCTTTGGCGGGCATGAGATGGCGGCGGGACTGACGTTGAAAAAGGAAAATCTGCCGGAAGCCCGGCGCATTGTGCAGGAATTTTTGGGCGAAAAATACCCGGAGGAGGCATTTTTGCCGGCCATCCAGTATGACCAGGCGCTGAAACTCGGTGAAGCGGATATTGTGCTGGCCGAACAGATGGAGAAATTGCAGCCTTTTGGGCAGGATAATGAGGAGCCGCGCTTCTATCTGGAAAATTTCCAGCCCCTGGAAATTGCCAAGATGGGAAAGATGGGAGAGCACCTCAAAATGACGGCGGCGGATTGCCCTTCCGAGGTCCTGCGCTTTTCTGCGCGGGAGGAAATCCAAAAAGGCGCGCACTATGACTGCATCGCCTCCTTTTCCATCAATGAATTCCGGGGCAGCAGGAAAAGCCAGCTGATTCTCTCCTCTTTGCAGGAGCGGGGGGAGGTGGATTGGCCCAAAAGGCTGGAAAAGGAGTATTTGCGCCTGTTTCCGGCAGAGGTTTTGGCGTATGCAGCTTTTCTGGAAAACCCGTCGGGCGAGCTCTTATCCACGCCGGGGCAGCTGGAGCAATGGATGGAGCGGCAGAGGGAGCGCGCGCTGGGCACGGCGGTCTTTTGCGGCAGTTATCCCGGGGCGGTGCTTTTGAGGAGCAAAAGAGCGGGATATGCAGAGGGCTGGCCGGAGCGCCGGCAGGCCGCGGCAGATTCTGCCGAGAGCTGTTTTTGCTATCTGCAAAGGCAGCCTTTGCGGCATTACAGGAATATGCTGGCTTTGGGCGATTTTGCCTTGCTGGCGCGCCAGCCGGATGCGGCGGTTTATCTGGGCGAGGAGCTGAGAGCGGCTTACCGCGCCGAGGCAGAGGCTTTTTATGCGCCCGGGCTTTTAGAGCAAATGCGGGAGGCTTTTGGAAATGCGGAAGGTGTTTACGCGTCCGTCAGCGAATTCCTAGAAAAAGCGGCGGGGCAGCTCAGCCTGCCGGATATCAAAAAGCCGTGGCTGTATTTTCAGGGGTTTTTTGAACAGAAGTTGATAGAAGTTCGAAAAAGTGATAAAATAATACAAATTCATTTGAAAGAGAAACAGGCATTTTGCCCGGAGCAGAGCGCGTATTTTCGGGCCATGGGAGATTTGGCCGAGGGAAGGATTTGA
- a CDS encoding bifunctional (p)ppGpp synthetase/guanosine-3',5'-bis(diphosphate) 3'-pyrophosphohydrolase — protein MTLYQRFIGDYPVYQGDPLIEKAFAVAEKAHEGQLRNSGEPYIVHPYEVTRILADLGLDNVSICASMLHDVPEDTEFTIENVEMAFSAEIARIVDGVTKLKKFDFQSKEDAQAESMRKMFLAMASDIRVILIKLADRLHNMRTLGYKTPEKQREKAKETLEIYAPLADRLGISTFKWEFEDLALKYLEPEAYFDVAHKLNSTRQEREEYIENIVGVLREKVAALGIPAEIEGRPKHIYSIYKKMKNKAKTFEELYDIIAVRVIVPSVRDCYAVLGTVHTVWRPLPMRFKDYIAVPKANMYQSLHTTLVGIDGKPFEVQIRTEEMHRTAEYGIAAHWKYKEGISGQTTGLDAKLSWLRELMEWQNDMRDPKEFMEALKINFFSDTVFVFTPKGDVKDLTKGSTPLDFAYGVHSQIGNRCVGAKVNGRIVPLNYELKTGDIVEVLTNPQSKGPSRDWIDMVKTAQARSKIRAWFKKEQREENEEKGREILEKEAKRKGYELADLLQSEWLKPLYKRFSVNSLGDMMAAVGYGGLTPNQILLRLIEAYKKENKIEEDFLEQKQVAKKFRPSKNATVTVKGYSDMVVHLAKCCNPLPGDDIIGYITRGRGVSVHRTDCSNINDTDFPPDRRIEVSWTADETGRYDVEVQVEGDDRAGIFMDISQMLYSLGYSFLNINAKRNEKNRTFAISFRIEVSAIADLEALMDKIRTIPSVTSVFRVNK, from the coding sequence ATGACGTTATACCAGAGATTTATAGGGGATTATCCCGTATACCAGGGAGACCCGCTCATCGAAAAAGCGTTTGCCGTCGCTGAAAAAGCGCATGAGGGACAGCTGCGCAATTCCGGCGAGCCTTATATCGTGCACCCTTATGAAGTGACGCGCATTCTGGCAGATTTGGGGCTGGATAACGTGAGCATCTGCGCTTCCATGCTGCACGACGTGCCCGAGGATACAGAATTTACCATTGAGAACGTCGAGATGGCATTCAGCGCGGAGATTGCGCGCATCGTCGATGGCGTTACCAAGCTGAAAAAATTTGATTTCCAATCCAAGGAAGATGCCCAGGCCGAGAGCATGAGAAAGATGTTTTTGGCCATGGCTTCGGATATCCGGGTGATTCTCATTAAGCTGGCAGACCGCCTGCACAATATGCGCACGCTGGGCTATAAAACCCCGGAAAAACAGCGGGAAAAGGCCAAGGAGACGCTGGAGATTTACGCGCCCTTGGCAGACCGGCTGGGCATCAGCACGTTCAAATGGGAATTCGAGGATTTGGCCCTCAAATACCTGGAGCCGGAAGCGTATTTCGACGTCGCCCACAAGCTCAATTCCACCCGGCAGGAGCGGGAGGAGTATATTGAAAATATCGTCGGCGTGCTGAGAGAGAAGGTCGCGGCGCTGGGCATTCCGGCGGAAATTGAGGGGCGGCCCAAGCACATCTATTCCATCTATAAAAAGATGAAAAATAAGGCAAAGACCTTTGAAGAGCTCTACGATATCATCGCTGTGCGCGTGATTGTTCCGTCTGTAAGGGACTGCTACGCGGTTTTGGGGACGGTGCACACGGTCTGGCGGCCGCTGCCCATGCGCTTCAAGGATTACATTGCTGTGCCCAAAGCGAACATGTATCAATCCCTGCACACGACGCTGGTGGGCATCGACGGCAAGCCGTTTGAGGTTCAAATCCGCACGGAGGAGATGCACCGCACGGCCGAATACGGCATCGCGGCCCACTGGAAATACAAAGAAGGCATTTCCGGGCAGACGACCGGGCTGGATGCCAAGCTCAGCTGGCTGCGGGAGCTGATGGAATGGCAGAACGACATGCGCGATCCCAAGGAGTTCATGGAAGCGCTCAAGATCAACTTCTTCTCGGACACGGTTTTCGTCTTTACGCCCAAGGGAGATGTGAAAGATCTCACCAAGGGGAGCACACCGCTGGATTTTGCATACGGCGTTCACTCGCAGATCGGCAACCGATGCGTGGGCGCGAAGGTCAACGGACGCATCGTGCCGCTCAACTATGAGCTGAAAACCGGCGATATTGTGGAAGTGCTGACCAACCCGCAGAGCAAGGGGCCCAGCCGCGACTGGATTGACATGGTCAAGACGGCGCAGGCCAGAAGCAAGATCCGCGCGTGGTTCAAGAAAGAGCAGCGGGAGGAGAACGAGGAAAAGGGCCGGGAAATTCTGGAAAAAGAGGCCAAGCGCAAGGGCTATGAGCTTGCGGACCTGCTCCAGAGCGAATGGCTAAAGCCGCTCTACAAGCGCTTCAGCGTCAACTCCCTTGGGGATATGATGGCGGCGGTGGGCTATGGCGGCCTGACGCCCAACCAGATTTTGCTGCGCCTGATTGAGGCATATAAAAAAGAGAACAAAATTGAAGAGGATTTCCTGGAGCAAAAGCAGGTCGCCAAAAAGTTCCGGCCGAGCAAGAACGCGACGGTTACCGTCAAGGGTTACTCGGACATGGTGGTTCACCTGGCGAAATGCTGCAACCCGCTGCCGGGAGACGACATCATCGGCTATATCACCCGGGGGCGGGGCGTCTCCGTGCACCGCACGGACTGCTCCAACATCAACGACACGGATTTCCCGCCGGATCGGCGCATCGAAGTCTCCTGGACGGCAGATGAGACCGGGCGGTACGACGTGGAAGTGCAGGTGGAAGGGGACGACCGCGCGGGGATCTTCATGGATATTTCCCAGATGCTGTATTCGCTGGGATATTCCTTCCTGAACATCAACGCCAAGCGCAACGAGAAAAACAGGACGTTTGCCATCAGCTTCCGCATTGAGGTTTCGGCGATTGCGGACCTCGAGGCGCTGATGGATAAGATTCGCACGATTCCCTCGGTAACCAGTGTCTTCCGGGTGAACAAATAG
- the hemZ gene encoding coproporphyrinogen dehydrogenase HemZ, with protein MVYLATNTPDYYAELCDEVRFFLDERKIPLVDEVQEQGYTVWHEVMQEAERFCHTCTLYLDGKKLHEYAFHTKSLQDGPGQAGLEYKKIRKRGAKIAVFRCLKQYFGQEKPWGSLTGVRPTKFLRDSRQQLGIQEAERLFLEDFDISRQKYDLTAQICRRQEPILASLEPQDLDIYIGIPFCTSRCAYCSFAAMENTREGVLEEQYVDALLYEMEQLTDTIAAHRVRSVYIGGGTPTALSPRQLERVLGAAARFARGEFTVEAGRPDTITKEKLEIIRAAGANRISVNPQTTCQRTLDRIGRIHKVEDFFQAAELAKTFGFSAVNMDLIVGLPGEGRREFLRSLSDVLALGPENITVHTLSIKRGSKFGMENAHSFASSGEAEAMLAEGAERLAGAGYAPYYLYRQKYMAGNLENVGYALPGKESVYNIDIMEEAASILAFGAGAISKKVSGGVVKIRRAPAIKDVPKYTQRIEQMIERKRELFGQE; from the coding sequence ATGGTCTATTTAGCCACAAACACGCCGGATTATTACGCGGAGCTCTGCGATGAGGTCCGCTTTTTTCTGGATGAGAGAAAGATACCGCTGGTGGACGAAGTGCAGGAACAGGGCTACACAGTTTGGCACGAGGTGATGCAGGAAGCGGAGCGCTTTTGCCATACCTGCACGCTTTATTTGGATGGGAAAAAACTGCACGAATATGCCTTTCATACAAAGAGCCTGCAGGATGGCCCGGGGCAGGCGGGGCTGGAATACAAGAAGATCCGCAAGAGAGGGGCGAAGATTGCGGTTTTCCGCTGCCTGAAGCAGTATTTCGGGCAGGAGAAGCCCTGGGGCTCGCTGACGGGCGTGCGGCCGACCAAGTTTTTGCGGGACAGCCGGCAGCAGCTGGGCATCCAGGAGGCAGAGCGGCTATTTCTGGAGGATTTCGATATTTCCAGGCAAAAATATGACCTGACGGCGCAGATCTGCCGGCGGCAGGAGCCCATTTTGGCTTCACTGGAGCCGCAGGATCTGGATATTTACATTGGCATTCCTTTCTGCACCTCCCGGTGCGCCTACTGCTCGTTTGCGGCGATGGAGAATACCCGGGAAGGCGTTTTGGAGGAGCAGTATGTGGATGCACTGCTCTATGAGATGGAGCAGCTGACGGATACGATTGCGGCGCACCGGGTGCGCTCCGTCTATATTGGCGGGGGGACGCCGACGGCGCTTTCGCCGCGCCAGCTGGAGCGCGTGCTGGGAGCGGCGGCTCGGTTTGCCCGGGGAGAGTTTACCGTGGAAGCAGGGCGGCCGGATACGATCACGAAAGAGAAGCTGGAGATCATCAGGGCGGCAGGGGCAAACCGCATCAGCGTCAACCCCCAGACCACCTGCCAGCGGACGCTGGACAGGATTGGCCGGATTCACAAAGTAGAGGATTTTTTCCAGGCGGCGGAACTAGCCAAAACCTTTGGATTTTCCGCCGTCAATATGGATCTCATCGTGGGGCTGCCGGGCGAGGGGCGGCGGGAGTTCCTCCGCTCGCTTTCGGATGTGCTGGCGCTGGGGCCGGAGAATATCACCGTGCATACGCTGTCTATCAAGCGCGGCTCTAAATTCGGCATGGAAAATGCCCATAGCTTTGCATCTTCCGGGGAGGCAGAGGCCATGCTGGCAGAAGGAGCGGAACGGCTGGCCGGGGCGGGATACGCGCCCTATTATCTCTATCGGCAGAAGTATATGGCGGGGAACCTGGAGAACGTCGGCTATGCACTGCCGGGCAAGGAGAGCGTCTATAACATCGACATCATGGAAGAGGCGGCCAGCATTCTGGCATTTGGAGCGGGCGCAATCAGCAAAAAGGTTTCAGGCGGCGTGGTGAAAATCCGCCGGGCGCCGGCCATTAAGGACGTGCCCAAATATACCCAGCGCATCGAGCAGATGATAGAGCGCAAGCGGGAGCTTTTTGGGCAGGAGTAG